The proteins below are encoded in one region of Mycobacteriales bacterium:
- a CDS encoding TetR/AcrR family transcriptional regulator → MGGPYRSVSDCQGGISRHDEGMPVERLTPERRRQLTRDALIAAAADVFTRKGFQAASLEEIADTAGFTKGAIYSNFGSKEELLHAVIGHVKERGLAGIADTLDTEAHNGPEHGAVAAARPWEKLLGRSDDLLALSLELRLYAIRNPEARERVAELEREVSDHLAAFIEDAFARQQRTLSVAAIDLADLGRAAVDGLEQLAAIDPSRAGHYQRLVELLFVLLAKAASEP, encoded by the coding sequence ATGGGCGGACCGTACCGCTCGGTATCTGATTGTCAAGGCGGGATCTCGCGGCATGATGAAGGGATGCCGGTCGAACGCCTCACCCCGGAACGTCGCCGGCAACTGACCCGCGACGCGCTCATCGCAGCGGCCGCCGACGTCTTCACGCGCAAGGGCTTCCAGGCCGCGTCACTCGAAGAGATCGCGGACACCGCCGGGTTCACCAAGGGGGCGATCTACTCCAACTTCGGCAGCAAGGAAGAGTTACTCCACGCCGTAATCGGTCACGTCAAGGAACGCGGCCTCGCCGGAATCGCCGATACGCTCGACACCGAGGCTCACAACGGACCGGAGCATGGCGCGGTCGCCGCAGCGCGACCGTGGGAGAAGCTCCTCGGCCGCTCCGACGACCTGCTGGCACTCTCTCTCGAGCTACGGCTCTACGCGATTCGCAACCCCGAAGCCCGCGAGCGGGTCGCGGAACTCGAACGCGAAGTCAGCGACCACCTCGCTGCGTTCATCGAGGACGCGTTCGCTCGCCAGCAGCGCACGCTTTCCGTTGCTGCGATCGACCTCGCCGACCTCGGTCGGGCTGCCGTGGACGGCCTTGAGCAGCTCGCCGCGATCGATCCCTCCCGGGCCGGGCACTACCAGCGACTGGTGGAACTGCTGTTCGTCTTGTTGGCGAAGGCGGCAAGCGAACCGTGA
- a CDS encoding MMPL family transporter yields MRDTRRYIARQEAPHRRRRVGGWCIRHHRAVIAAWLFAGGAATAVLVVLGGRYRTDFRLPGTDSQRATDALVTHFAGYQGDRELLVVHAVHGSLLAPQPRAAITRLTERLRTLPDVAAVGDPLSRTTAQLSTDSQTAVTSLRFREATDAVPTASVRRVLDVVDRANGPVLAVGVSGQATENAEANAPSAAESVAILATVVVLLIAFGSAAAVAIALASAGVALAVGLAGMALLSHVVAIPTFATQVATTVGLGVGIDYALLVLARYRAATQQGLAPPAAAEAAIAASGRAVVFAGSTVIVAMFGLYTVPLPFVHGLAVGVSVVVVPTVVAATTLLPAVLGRLGAHLDRWRLPAMRTSELGSRSTWWANWSRRVQGRPFLAAGAALVLLTLLAAPALALRVGNAEASTDNANTPSHRAYAYATQAFGPGLTSAFTVVATPTGGQQAGTRAAVPAVRTALAGTPGVAGLGVTELSRDGQRFAVDVYPESAPNATQSTAVLQRLRGPVADALRHHGVTIDVGGSAAINVDLAHAVSHSMPYVLGAVIGISLLLLLVLFRSVIVPIKAGVMNLLSVAAAFGVVVAVFQWGWGLRLLGVDYRGPLEVFLPLLLFPVVFGLSMDYEVFLVSRIRQEWNRTGDNDTAITEGLATTGRIVTAGAAVMIVLFTSLVFADARTVKMFGLAMAVAIAVDALIVRGLLLPATMQLLGRYNWWLPQTLERRLPRFATKRKPTSPSSLERSRVGARPSAHATASGRRALGDEHEGQ; encoded by the coding sequence ATGAGAGATACCAGACGGTATATCGCGAGGCAAGAGGCGCCGCATCGGCGGCGACGCGTCGGCGGGTGGTGCATCCGGCATCACCGGGCCGTGATCGCCGCCTGGCTATTCGCCGGCGGTGCGGCCACGGCGGTGCTCGTCGTGTTAGGTGGCCGGTACCGCACCGACTTCCGGCTGCCGGGCACCGATTCCCAGCGAGCGACCGACGCGCTCGTCACCCACTTCGCCGGCTACCAGGGCGACCGGGAGCTTCTGGTCGTGCACGCGGTGCACGGCTCCCTCCTCGCCCCGCAACCCCGCGCGGCGATCACGCGCCTCACCGAGCGGCTGAGGACGCTGCCTGACGTGGCGGCAGTGGGCGATCCGCTGTCGCGCACCACGGCGCAGCTCTCGACCGACTCGCAGACCGCCGTGACGTCGTTGCGGTTCCGGGAGGCGACGGACGCGGTGCCGACTGCGTCGGTACGGCGGGTGCTCGACGTCGTTGACCGCGCCAACGGTCCGGTCCTGGCAGTCGGGGTGAGCGGTCAGGCCACCGAGAACGCGGAAGCGAATGCGCCGTCGGCGGCCGAGTCGGTCGCGATTCTCGCCACCGTCGTCGTACTGCTGATCGCGTTCGGATCCGCCGCCGCGGTCGCGATCGCGTTGGCCTCGGCGGGCGTCGCGCTCGCAGTGGGACTGGCCGGTATGGCGCTTCTCAGCCACGTGGTCGCGATCCCGACCTTCGCCACACAGGTGGCGACGACGGTCGGGCTCGGGGTTGGGATCGACTACGCGCTGCTCGTCCTCGCCCGTTACCGCGCGGCCACGCAACAGGGGCTCGCACCTCCAGCAGCGGCGGAAGCGGCGATCGCCGCGTCCGGGCGTGCGGTGGTCTTCGCCGGAAGCACCGTGATCGTCGCCATGTTCGGTCTCTACACCGTGCCCTTGCCGTTCGTGCATGGCCTAGCGGTCGGAGTGTCCGTCGTGGTGGTGCCGACCGTCGTCGCGGCCACGACCCTTCTGCCCGCGGTGCTTGGGCGCCTCGGCGCACACCTGGATCGGTGGCGGCTACCGGCAATGCGCACCAGCGAGCTCGGGAGTCGCTCGACCTGGTGGGCGAACTGGTCGCGACGCGTGCAAGGCCGCCCGTTCCTCGCGGCGGGCGCCGCGCTGGTGCTGCTGACGCTGTTGGCGGCGCCGGCACTCGCGCTGCGCGTGGGTAACGCCGAGGCCAGCACCGACAACGCGAATACTCCGTCACATCGGGCCTACGCCTATGCAACGCAGGCGTTCGGCCCCGGGCTCACTTCAGCCTTTACCGTCGTCGCAACACCCACGGGCGGACAACAGGCTGGCACCCGTGCCGCCGTACCGGCCGTTCGTACGGCGTTGGCCGGCACGCCCGGGGTCGCGGGACTAGGCGTGACCGAGCTGTCGAGGGATGGGCAGCGCTTCGCAGTGGACGTCTACCCCGAAAGCGCCCCAAACGCGACGCAGAGCACAGCCGTCCTGCAGCGGCTCCGTGGACCCGTGGCAGACGCGTTGAGGCACCACGGGGTCACGATTGATGTCGGCGGTTCGGCAGCGATCAACGTCGACCTTGCGCATGCCGTGAGTCATTCCATGCCGTACGTGCTCGGCGCCGTCATCGGGATCTCGCTGCTTCTTCTGCTCGTCCTCTTCCGGTCGGTGATCGTGCCGATCAAAGCCGGCGTGATGAACCTGCTTTCTGTAGCCGCCGCGTTCGGAGTGGTGGTCGCCGTCTTCCAGTGGGGATGGGGTCTGCGGCTGCTCGGCGTCGATTACCGGGGGCCGCTCGAGGTCTTCCTGCCGCTGCTGCTGTTTCCCGTCGTGTTCGGGCTTTCGATGGACTACGAGGTCTTCCTCGTGTCGCGAATTCGGCAGGAGTGGAATCGCACCGGCGACAACGACACCGCCATCACCGAAGGCCTGGCCACAACGGGCCGCATCGTCACGGCCGGCGCTGCAGTGATGATCGTGCTGTTCACCTCGCTGGTGTTCGCCGACGCGCGAACCGTCAAGATGTTCGGGCTCGCGATGGCAGTCGCGATCGCCGTCGATGCCCTCATTGTCCGCGGCCTGCTGCTGCCCGCCACGATGCAACTACTCGGCCGCTACAACTGGTGGCTGCCCCAAACCCTGGAACGTCGGCTTCCTCGCTTCGCCACTAAGCGAAAGCCCACGTCGCCTTCGTCTTTAGAGCGCTCACGCGTGGGTGCACGCCCGTCCGCGCACGCCACCGCTAGCGGCCGGCGCGCCCTCGGAGACGAGCACGAAGGGCAGTGA
- a CDS encoding S8 family serine peptidase has product MPEHLPLPDPEPVDGHRAPPGFNPDRPPPDRDRHGPALAAELASAVADPASAPPVVEGVDPSRVLKLRATGRLSVGTLRRRLPLLAEDAHWGYYVLADDDQLREFAEAVSGYAEGSLSGHGVPALITMLQTIEGIEPYGPSDRSGAGLAELSFDEPELVDILVWPSASVGEARGRLAQVTAAIRTIEGSAEIASDERPASTVLRARLSREAVELVLHVAVVEKVRPAPRPLIEPPELRAADARDLAVPPPGDALLGVIDDGVAAAHPLLAGLVVAHQGFPSTYGYGAPGPHGTNVAGLAAFGDFEEAFAGSLSLPVPARVIAARVLEPDPYLANRNRFADVALPHEAFEEALRWMVTEHGVRVVVAAIADPYGFQGPLVDEFTVTVDSLVRELDVVIVTACGNVYDGLTSDGAGGTANAVRDYPGYLTRDVARVAEPGTAALALTVGSVARTDAPATASGTTPLGYRAVAGPGMPSPFSRSGPGPGPASAGSQKPDLSHYGGNLVITDHGTLEWHNQGVGSITLHHQPAARHFAAVNGTSFAAPRVARVAAEVAATYPDASANLIRALVALSARRSAPEGALPDDLIWRTIGYGIPDIDRAVQSVGSRVVLMFDGEIDPDGTHIHAVPLPRDFVEASTSRTLRVAYAFDPPVRRQRREYIAGKMRVDLVHGLDPLTIAEIYGPQPSWQALRADPSLVRQSLPDASHRYQLTPGVNRTLGSTLAVQELRRTQLPDEAHYLVVAHLREAWARTAAFSYDRQRYAVVVELVDEERPGLDLYAAARTELTALRARLRGRAGR; this is encoded by the coding sequence GTGCCTGAGCACCTCCCGCTTCCTGATCCGGAGCCGGTCGATGGCCATCGGGCTCCCCCGGGGTTCAACCCGGATCGGCCGCCGCCCGACCGAGACAGACACGGGCCAGCGCTCGCGGCCGAGCTCGCGTCGGCCGTCGCGGATCCCGCCTCAGCTCCGCCGGTTGTCGAAGGCGTCGATCCCTCGCGCGTCCTGAAACTGCGAGCTACCGGCCGTCTGAGCGTCGGCACACTTCGCCGCCGGCTCCCGCTTCTCGCCGAGGACGCGCACTGGGGTTACTACGTACTCGCGGACGATGACCAGTTGCGGGAGTTCGCTGAGGCGGTGTCGGGATACGCCGAAGGTTCGTTGTCCGGTCACGGCGTTCCTGCGTTGATCACGATGCTTCAGACGATCGAAGGGATTGAGCCTTACGGTCCGAGTGACCGCAGTGGAGCGGGCTTGGCCGAGCTGTCGTTCGACGAGCCCGAGTTGGTGGATATCCTCGTCTGGCCATCTGCGTCCGTTGGTGAGGCGCGAGGCCGCCTGGCGCAGGTAACAGCTGCGATTCGAACCATAGAAGGCTCCGCCGAAATTGCGTCCGACGAACGTCCGGCGTCGACCGTCTTGCGCGCCCGCCTATCTCGTGAGGCGGTCGAGCTTGTTCTGCACGTCGCTGTCGTGGAGAAAGTCCGCCCAGCACCCCGCCCACTGATCGAGCCGCCCGAGCTTCGTGCGGCTGACGCCAGGGACCTTGCTGTTCCGCCTCCCGGCGACGCTCTATTAGGTGTCATCGATGACGGCGTTGCCGCCGCGCACCCGCTTCTCGCCGGCTTGGTGGTGGCTCATCAGGGGTTTCCAAGCACGTACGGCTACGGAGCGCCGGGCCCGCACGGCACCAATGTGGCCGGTCTTGCTGCATTCGGCGATTTCGAGGAAGCGTTCGCCGGAAGCCTAAGCCTTCCCGTTCCCGCCCGCGTCATTGCCGCTCGTGTACTCGAACCCGATCCGTACCTGGCCAACCGCAACCGGTTTGCCGACGTCGCGTTGCCGCACGAGGCGTTCGAGGAGGCGCTGCGATGGATGGTCACCGAGCACGGTGTGCGCGTTGTCGTGGCCGCGATCGCGGACCCGTACGGATTCCAGGGACCACTCGTGGACGAGTTCACAGTCACAGTCGATTCCCTTGTCCGCGAGCTGGATGTCGTCATTGTCACGGCCTGCGGCAATGTTTACGACGGACTGACTTCGGACGGCGCCGGCGGCACCGCCAATGCCGTGCGGGACTACCCCGGCTACCTCACGCGGGACGTCGCGCGGGTTGCCGAGCCCGGAACTGCAGCCCTCGCCCTCACCGTTGGATCGGTGGCTAGAACGGACGCCCCTGCCACCGCGTCAGGAACGACGCCGCTTGGGTACCGCGCAGTCGCCGGGCCGGGCATGCCATCGCCGTTCTCGCGGAGTGGACCGGGCCCAGGGCCAGCGTCAGCGGGTAGCCAGAAGCCAGATCTCTCGCACTACGGCGGGAACCTTGTCATCACGGACCACGGCACTCTTGAGTGGCACAACCAGGGCGTTGGCTCGATCACGCTGCACCACCAGCCGGCGGCCCGGCATTTTGCGGCCGTGAATGGCACAAGCTTCGCGGCGCCGCGCGTAGCGCGGGTCGCGGCCGAGGTCGCAGCCACATACCCCGACGCTTCGGCGAACCTCATTCGCGCACTGGTCGCTCTCTCAGCTCGTCGTTCCGCGCCCGAGGGCGCGCTCCCCGATGACCTGATCTGGCGGACTATCGGTTATGGCATTCCCGACATCGATCGGGCGGTCCAATCCGTGGGCTCGAGGGTGGTTCTGATGTTCGACGGCGAGATCGATCCCGACGGGACACATATCCATGCAGTACCCCTGCCGCGCGATTTCGTCGAGGCCAGTACGAGCCGCACTCTCCGAGTTGCCTATGCGTTCGATCCGCCTGTGCGACGGCAGCGCCGTGAGTACATCGCAGGCAAGATGCGCGTCGACCTTGTGCACGGCCTCGACCCGCTGACGATCGCTGAGATCTACGGGCCGCAGCCGTCGTGGCAAGCCCTGCGAGCAGACCCGTCTCTGGTGCGCCAATCGTTGCCCGACGCGAGCCACCGCTATCAGCTCACGCCTGGTGTAAACCGCACACTCGGCTCAACCCTCGCCGTACAGGAGTTGCGCCGCACACAACTACCCGACGAAGCGCACTACCTGGTGGTCGCCCACCTGCGGGAAGCCTGGGCGCGGACGGCTGCCTTCAGCTACGACCGGCAGCGATACGCCGTCGTCGTGGAACTGGTGGACGAAGAGCGGCCAGGCCTTGATCTGTACGCTGCCGCCCGTACAGAACTCACTGCCCTTCGTGCTCGTCTCCGAGGGCGCGCCGGCCGCTAG
- a CDS encoding ATP-binding protein, giving the protein MAGRQIKQLVRAHRDGDDLAFRRAAQEIIEEEEARQHLALARDLRQLLVGGSGTSVDADSPPLASPPRDADSGIPLLDVRVPDRPLTELSLSGATEAAIAGLAREVHSWPVLDDAGIPRRQRVLFTGPPGCGKTSAAEGIAAEIGLPLAVMRVDAVVSSYLGETSSNLRRVFEYSERVPVVLLFDEFDALGKERADPTDHGELRRVVSAVLQLIERYRGPSLLIAATNHADVLDSALWRRFDEVVAFPLPTVAQLKAVLRGVLRDVRGLNLDRAASALKGQPHAAAEKAAFDALRIAILAGRIRPTSDDVWTAIQGVLARPW; this is encoded by the coding sequence GTGGCGGGCCGGCAGATCAAGCAGCTCGTTCGCGCCCATCGGGACGGCGACGACCTCGCCTTCCGGCGCGCCGCCCAGGAGATCATCGAAGAGGAAGAAGCGAGACAGCATCTCGCCCTTGCGCGAGACCTCCGACAGTTGTTGGTGGGGGGGTCTGGCACCTCGGTCGACGCTGACAGCCCCCCTTTGGCGAGCCCTCCGAGGGATGCGGACAGCGGCATCCCGCTTCTTGATGTCCGTGTCCCCGACCGCCCGCTGACCGAGCTGTCGCTGTCGGGCGCGACTGAAGCGGCGATCGCCGGCCTTGCGCGGGAGGTTCACAGTTGGCCCGTGCTCGACGACGCAGGCATTCCTCGACGGCAGCGCGTCCTCTTCACGGGACCACCTGGCTGCGGCAAGACGTCAGCCGCCGAGGGGATCGCTGCAGAAATCGGCCTGCCTCTGGCGGTCATGCGAGTCGACGCGGTCGTGTCCAGCTACCTGGGCGAGACATCGTCAAATCTGCGTCGTGTGTTCGAGTACAGCGAGCGTGTGCCAGTCGTACTGCTCTTCGATGAGTTCGATGCCCTTGGAAAGGAGCGCGCCGATCCGACTGATCATGGCGAGCTGCGAAGGGTTGTTAGCGCCGTACTTCAACTCATCGAGCGGTACCGCGGACCGTCGTTGTTGATCGCGGCAACGAACCATGCTGACGTCCTCGACTCAGCGCTATGGCGACGATTCGACGAGGTTGTTGCTTTTCCGCTGCCCACCGTCGCGCAGCTCAAGGCAGTCCTTCGTGGCGTCTTGCGTGACGTTCGAGGCTTGAACCTTGATCGCGCTGCGTCCGCGTTGAAGGGTCAACCGCATGCAGCGGCCGAGAAGGCAGCCTTTGACGCACTGCGTATTGCCATCCTTGCTGGACGCATACGGCCGACCTCTGACGACGTGTGGACGGCAATCCAAGGAGTCCTCGCTCGACCTTGGTGA
- a CDS encoding helix-turn-helix domain-containing protein yields the protein MSALLSVDDVATELGTPVRFVRRLIQERRIRFHKIGKYVRISRHDLEAFVAAAVVDPLPSRPGGSGPGRNGPNLPLPVARDA from the coding sequence ATGAGCGCACTGCTGTCCGTTGACGACGTCGCCACGGAGCTCGGCACGCCGGTCCGCTTTGTCAGGCGGCTCATCCAAGAGCGGCGAATCCGCTTCCACAAGATCGGAAAGTACGTCCGAATCAGCCGTCACGACCTGGAGGCGTTCGTCGCCGCCGCGGTTGTTGACCCCTTGCCTTCGCGTCCAGGCGGGAGTGGACCAGGCCGCAACGGCCCGAACCTCCCACTTCCCGTCGCGCGGGACGCGTAG